The Clostridioides sp. ES-S-0010-02 genome window below encodes:
- the lpdA gene encoding dihydrolipoyl dehydrogenase: protein MSVEVIMPKAGVAMEEGTIVSWLKQEGEEVKIGEPILEITTDKVNMEIESEGEGILAAIIHKEEGEVLPVFTVIGVIAEKGEKQEEIKAKYLSGNVSKEDLIVETEKIEIKEEKTIKKESNHDYDVVVVGGGPGGYLSALKSAILGGKVALVEEDTLGGTCLNRGCIPTKTYVKTVEILEEIEQLSKRGVKVSVDKEQDIKKAIKYKNRVVKKLTAGVGGLLKSRGVDVFNLKATVKEAHKVILSDGKVLDTENTIIATGSKVRILPIKGIESKLIITSTEALDLDIVPEELVIIGGGVIGCEFAEIFNSRGSKVTIIEMEDRIIPRMDKELSQSLRDSLKKKGITILTEKKVSEFKEEGNKIIVCIEGEEPIKADLGLYAIGRQANLSGVEDLDIKIDRGSIVVNSKMETSVPSIYAVGDVTGGIMLAHAAFKMGEVAASNALGMNEEADLSALPSCVYTVPEVASVGLTEEDAKQKYNIKIGKFNFAGNGRALASGQEQGYVKVISDAKYGEILGVHMFGYGVAELINHAASFKALEIPADEASDLIFGHPCTSEALMEALADVSGECLHLPKK, encoded by the coding sequence ATGTCAGTAGAAGTCATAATGCCAAAAGCTGGAGTAGCTATGGAAGAAGGTACTATAGTATCTTGGCTAAAACAAGAAGGCGAAGAAGTAAAAATTGGAGAACCTATACTAGAGATAACAACAGATAAAGTCAACATGGAAATAGAATCAGAAGGAGAAGGTATACTTGCTGCAATTATACATAAAGAAGAAGGAGAAGTATTACCAGTATTTACAGTAATAGGTGTAATAGCAGAAAAGGGAGAAAAGCAAGAAGAAATAAAGGCTAAATACTTATCTGGAAACGTATCAAAAGAAGATTTAATTGTTGAAACAGAAAAAATAGAAATAAAAGAAGAAAAGACAATTAAAAAAGAGAGTAATCATGATTATGATGTGGTAGTAGTAGGTGGAGGACCTGGAGGGTATTTATCAGCACTAAAATCAGCTATATTAGGAGGCAAAGTTGCATTAGTAGAAGAGGACACATTAGGAGGAACTTGCCTAAATAGAGGTTGCATTCCTACAAAAACTTATGTAAAAACAGTAGAAATATTAGAAGAAATTGAACAATTATCAAAAAGAGGTGTAAAAGTATCTGTTGATAAGGAACAAGATATAAAAAAGGCTATAAAGTATAAAAATAGAGTAGTAAAAAAACTTACAGCTGGTGTTGGTGGATTGTTAAAAAGCAGAGGTGTAGATGTCTTTAATCTTAAAGCTACTGTTAAAGAAGCCCATAAAGTAATATTATCAGATGGAAAAGTTTTAGATACAGAAAATACAATAATTGCCACTGGTTCTAAGGTGAGAATCTTACCAATAAAAGGAATAGAATCAAAATTAATAATAACTAGTACAGAAGCTTTAGATTTAGACATAGTACCAGAAGAGTTAGTAATAATTGGTGGTGGAGTAATAGGTTGTGAATTTGCAGAGATATTCAACTCAAGAGGTTCTAAAGTAACTATAATAGAAATGGAAGACAGAATAATTCCAAGAATGGATAAAGAATTGAGCCAGTCTTTAAGAGATTCACTTAAGAAAAAGGGAATAACTATATTAACTGAAAAGAAAGTTTCTGAATTTAAAGAAGAAGGAAATAAAATAATAGTATGTATTGAAGGAGAAGAACCAATAAAGGCAGATTTAGGTCTATATGCTATAGGAAGACAAGCTAATCTATCTGGTGTAGAAGACTTAGATATTAAAATAGATAGAGGTTCAATAGTTGTAAATAGCAAAATGGAAACAAGTGTACCAAGTATATATGCAGTAGGTGATGTTACTGGAGGTATAATGCTAGCTCATGCAGCTTTTAAAATGGGAGAAGTAGCAGCTTCAAATGCTTTAGGTATGAATGAAGAAGCAGATTTAAGTGCATTACCTAGTTGTGTTTATACAGTTCCAGAGGTTGCATCAGTTGGACTTACAGAAGAAGATGCTAAACAAAAATATAATATAAAAATTGGTAAATTTAACTTTGCTGGAAATGGAAGAGCTTTAGCTTCTGGACAAGAGCAAGGATATGTAAAAGTAATATCAGATGCTAAGTATGGGGAAATTTTAGGTGTGCATATGTTTGGATATGGTGTAGCAGAACTTATAAATCATGCAGCATCATTTAAAGCATTAGAAATACCTGCTGATGAAGCTAGTGACTTGATTTTTGGTCACCCATGTACTTCAGAAGCTCTGATGGAAGCTTTAGCAGATGTAAGTGGTGAATGCTTACATTTACCAAAAAAATAA